A single region of the Anas platyrhynchos isolate ZD024472 breed Pekin duck chromosome 6, IASCAAS_PekinDuck_T2T, whole genome shotgun sequence genome encodes:
- the SMNDC1 gene encoding survival of motor neuron-related-splicing factor 30, whose product MSEDLAKQLASYKAQLQQVEAALSGNAENEDLLKLKKDLQEVIELTKDLLSTQPSETLASSDSSASALPSHSWKVGDRCMAIWSEDGQCYEAEIEEIDEENGTAAVTFAGYGNAEVTPLFNLKPVEEGRKAKEDSGNKPMSKKEMIAQQREYKKKKALKKAQRIKELEQEREDQKVKWQQFNNRAYSKNKKGQVKRSIFASPESVTGKVGVGTCGIADKPMTQYQDTSKYNVRHLMPQ is encoded by the exons ATGTCGGAGGACCTGGCCAAGCAGCTGGCCAGCTACAAGGcgcagctgcagcaggtggaggCCGCGCTGTCGGGGAACGCGGAGAACGAGGACCTGCTGAAGCTGAAGAAGGACTTGCAG gaAGTCATAGAATTAACCAAAGATCTCCTTTCGACACAACCTTCAGAAACTCTTGCAAGTTCTGACAGTTCTGCTTCTGCTCTGCCCAGCCACTCCTGGAAGGTTGGGGACAGATGTATGGCAATATGGAGTGAAGATGGACA GTGTTATGAAGCTGAGATTGAAGAAATAGATGAGGAGAATGGAACAGCTGCAGTCACTTTTGCTGGATATGGCAATGCTGAAGTTACACCGCTGTTCAACCTCAAGCCTgtggaagagggaagaaaagcaaaagaggaCAGTGGCAACAAACCTATGTCCAA aaAAGAGATGATAGCCCAGCAACGCgagtataaaaagaaaaaagctttgaaaaaagCTCAGAGAATTAAAGAACTTGAACAGGAACGAGAGGACCAGAAAGTCAAGTGGCAACAGTTCAACAACAGAGCatattctaaaaacaaaaaaggccaG GTGAAGAGGAGTATTTTTGCTTCTCCAGAGAGCGTAACCGGCAAGGTTGGAGTTGGAACATGTGGAATTGCAGACAAACCTATGACACAGTATCAAGATACCTCTAAATATAATGTCAGGCATTTGATGCCTCAGTAA